Proteins co-encoded in one Cardiocondyla obscurior isolate alpha-2009 linkage group LG24, Cobs3.1, whole genome shotgun sequence genomic window:
- the Tango6 gene encoding transport and Golgi organization protein 6 homolog isoform X2 — MCYNCTDQANTNFDDKVKGIIERVKPSLLPNIRQSIEEFSTRKQHLYVLNYLLRGIIQEHTKVDTDIPFNTSQYHSVKVAVEFIILIGIKPSLLPGIGIDINKVCSIASTITEETDLSCLEKYERLCFSTYLLLDLFDNLNLRPAVLSQIGLLIAALLQLSHAPLVKPSNNYQSESENVNNQKFYMTAEEYQRLLNRQKLFHSKLISLLLNCPLNICFRELMIILGMKTAPKWLRKETQNYLIKMLVQPNGISSLFITIYNDSLDLGTDWKKLDTLSRLIAVTHGKNVDEYYGAVCPQLLDLFFSDKFKHSSTIANCCIKSLYDYNPHACQRYIVQVICAPLANKESSVAKEKEIERSIELLARCFLTEDAKFKCLPCKVIFYIATPLFCLYTKVLGSACVLKANLQRLLLKILEEETMQEKLYAAFLGHDMSGEFGNYITSEFGPTSGVEITGLNKNLDYVKLADTMFDLVSTATALSPSLFGYILKFLSNANKWNEIEQPKILETENDKIERITNCITIQFAIHTAAYDLISKLASTNAVQDIQIKNPEPLLSFIKSLFEKYINRQDKVEDECEMLYISLMWIKTWILEKSKAIKIDLFKDFKTFLEGHLQNSNLPNQLESLISEVINCIMTHDSRTKFEKKYYQDLSSSSNKFDEALKDLKDPLLPVRAHGLITLTKLIETNDPYAIARDAIILLLFQENLKHEDSFIYLASINGLCAMATVFPEKYMETLILEYIDMPKRNAFSEITVETRVKIGEILVKTTRALGEMNVVQKNMLLNGFLCTIRDTDPLIRASGLSCLAELCKILHYRLGNMLTEICYCITCILKSDKIPECRRAAVLVATLLFRGLDQNLLTSCTSDMIDLYRELRNLRDDKDSVLQLHIQLALEEIDRIMRDSLFVKIPTLEKKMAQLNSTSNR, encoded by the exons ATGTGCTACAACTGTACGg atCAGgcaaatacaaattttgatgACAAGGTTAAGGGAATAATTGAAAGGGTAAAACCTTCTTTATTACCAAATATAAGGCAATCTATTGAAGAGTTTTCTACAAG AAAACAACAcctttatgtattaaattatttattacgtggTATTATACAAGAACATACAAAAGTTGACACTGACATACCTTTTAATACAAGTCAATATCATTCTGTGAAAGTTGCTGTAgagtttataatattaatcggAATTAAGCCCTCCTTATTACCTGGCATAGgtatagatataaataaagtatGCTCCATAGCTTCAACAATTACTGAAGAAACAGACTTGAGCTGTTTGGAG aAATACGAAAGATTATGTTTCTCGACATATTTGCTCTTAGATCTTTTTGACAATCTCAATTTGCGACCAGCAGTACTTTCACAAATTGGTCTCCTTATAGCTGCTCTATTACAGTTATCTCATGCTCCTCTAGTTAAACCATCGAACAATTATCAGTCCGAGTCCGAAAATGTAAACAATCAGAAATTTTATATGACAGCGGAAGAATATCAAAGACTGCTAAATCGTCAAAAGTTATTTCACAGTAAATTGATTTCTCTGTTACTTAATTGCCCacttaatatttgttttcgaGAATTGATGATAATTTTGGGAATGAAAACTGCACCAAAATGGCTACGGAAAGAAACtcagaattatttaatcaaaatgCTCGTACAACCGAATGGAATATcgtcattatttataacaatttacaaTGACAGTTTGGACTTGGGCACAGATTGGAAGAAATTAGATACACTCTCCCGGCTAATAGCAGTGACACATGGAAAGAATGTCGATGAATATTATGGAGCCGTATGTCCTCAg cttTTAGATTTGTTTTTCTCAGATAAGTTCAAACACAGTTCAACAATAGCAAACtgttgcattaaatctttGTATGATTACAATCCACATGCTTGTCAGAGATATATTGTACAAGTTATATGTGCACCTTTAGCGAACAAAGAATCTTCCgtagcaaaagaaaaagaaatagaacgATCTATAGAATTATTAGCGAGATGTTTTTTAACAGAGGATGCCAAGTTCAAGTGTCTACCTtgcaaagttattttttacattgctACACCTCTATTCTGCCTATATACCAAAGTCCTCGGAAGTGCTTGTGtattaaaagcaaatttaCAACgactgttattaaaaatcctCGAAGAAGAGACAATGCAAGAAAAATTGTATGCAGCTTTTCTAGGACATGACATGTCAGGAGAATTTGGAAATTATATAACGTCAGAATTTGGGCCGACCAGCGGTGTTGAAATCACGGGGCTGAATAAAAATTTGGACTATGTAAAACTAGCTGATACCATGTTCGACTTAGTGTCCACAGCTACAGCCTTATCTCCCAGTTTATTTggttatatattaaaatttctgtcAAACGCAAATAAATGGAATGAAATTGAACAACCAAAAATATTAGagacagaaaacgataaaatagaACGCATTACAAATTGCATTACGATACAATTTGCAATTCATACAGCGGCTTACGATCTTATATCAAAATTGGCTAGCACAAATGCTGTTCAAGACATACAAATAAAGAATCCCGAACCACTGTTATCCTTTATAAAATCGTTAttcgagaaatatataaatcgcCAAGATAAAGTCGAGGACGAATGCGAGATGCTATATATCAGTTTAATGTGGATAAAAACATGGATTCTTGAAAAGAGTAAggcgattaaaattgatctttttaaagattttaaaacgtttttagAAGGTCATCTCCAAAATTCGAATTTGCCAAATCAACTTGAATCATTGATTAGCGAAGTGATTAACTGTATTATGACGCATGATTCTCGAACCAAATTCGAGAAAAAATACTACCAAGACTTATCAAGTTCGTCAAACAAATTTGATGAAGCCTTAAAAGATCTGAAGGATCCACTACTTCCTGTTCGAGCGCATGGTCTTATAACACTCACGAAATTGATCGAGACTAATGATCCTTATGCTATTGCTCGTGATGCcattattttgcttttatttcag GAGAATTTAAAGCATGAAGATTCTTTTATATACCTGGCATCTATCAATGGACTGTGCGCAATGGCAACTGTATTTCCAGAAAAATATATGGAAACGTTGATACTTGAATACATTGATATGCCTAAACGAAATGCATTTTCGGAAATAACTGTTGAGACTAGGGTAAAAATCGGCGAAATATTAGTCAAAACAACGAGAGCGTTAG gTGAAATGAATGTGGTTCAAAAAAATATGCTGCTCAATGGTTTTTTGTGCACAATCCGCGATACAGATCCCTTGATACGAGCCTCTGGCCTTTCTTGTTTAGCAGaactttgcaaaatattacaCTACCGCCTAGGAAACATGCTTACTGAA ATCTGCTACTGcattacatgtatattaaaatcagACAAAATACCTGAATGTCGACGTGCTGCTGTACTAGTTGCAACGTTACTATTTCGCGGTCTCGACCAAAACTTGTTGACCAGTTGTACCAGCGACATGATCGACTTATACCGCGAGTTGCGTAATTTGCGTGATGACAAAGATTCTGTGCTACAGCTTCATATTCAATTAGCTCTAGAAGAGATCGATCGTATCATGCGGGACTCTCTATTTGTGAAAATTCCTACATTGGAAAAAAAGATGGCTCAGTTGAATTCAACGTCTAATcggtaa
- the Tango6 gene encoding transport and Golgi organization protein 6 homolog isoform X1: MNYHQVLSMMIFNNDDQANTNFDDKVKGIIERVKPSLLPNIRQSIEEFSTRKQHLYVLNYLLRGIIQEHTKVDTDIPFNTSQYHSVKVAVEFIILIGIKPSLLPGIGIDINKVCSIASTITEETDLSCLEKYERLCFSTYLLLDLFDNLNLRPAVLSQIGLLIAALLQLSHAPLVKPSNNYQSESENVNNQKFYMTAEEYQRLLNRQKLFHSKLISLLLNCPLNICFRELMIILGMKTAPKWLRKETQNYLIKMLVQPNGISSLFITIYNDSLDLGTDWKKLDTLSRLIAVTHGKNVDEYYGAVCPQLLDLFFSDKFKHSSTIANCCIKSLYDYNPHACQRYIVQVICAPLANKESSVAKEKEIERSIELLARCFLTEDAKFKCLPCKVIFYIATPLFCLYTKVLGSACVLKANLQRLLLKILEEETMQEKLYAAFLGHDMSGEFGNYITSEFGPTSGVEITGLNKNLDYVKLADTMFDLVSTATALSPSLFGYILKFLSNANKWNEIEQPKILETENDKIERITNCITIQFAIHTAAYDLISKLASTNAVQDIQIKNPEPLLSFIKSLFEKYINRQDKVEDECEMLYISLMWIKTWILEKSKAIKIDLFKDFKTFLEGHLQNSNLPNQLESLISEVINCIMTHDSRTKFEKKYYQDLSSSSNKFDEALKDLKDPLLPVRAHGLITLTKLIETNDPYAIARDAIILLLFQENLKHEDSFIYLASINGLCAMATVFPEKYMETLILEYIDMPKRNAFSEITVETRVKIGEILVKTTRALGEMNVVQKNMLLNGFLCTIRDTDPLIRASGLSCLAELCKILHYRLGNMLTEICYCITCILKSDKIPECRRAAVLVATLLFRGLDQNLLTSCTSDMIDLYRELRNLRDDKDSVLQLHIQLALEEIDRIMRDSLFVKIPTLEKKMAQLNSTSNR; encoded by the exons atgaattatcaCCAAGTATTATCTATGATGATATTCAATAATGATG atCAGgcaaatacaaattttgatgACAAGGTTAAGGGAATAATTGAAAGGGTAAAACCTTCTTTATTACCAAATATAAGGCAATCTATTGAAGAGTTTTCTACAAG AAAACAACAcctttatgtattaaattatttattacgtggTATTATACAAGAACATACAAAAGTTGACACTGACATACCTTTTAATACAAGTCAATATCATTCTGTGAAAGTTGCTGTAgagtttataatattaatcggAATTAAGCCCTCCTTATTACCTGGCATAGgtatagatataaataaagtatGCTCCATAGCTTCAACAATTACTGAAGAAACAGACTTGAGCTGTTTGGAG aAATACGAAAGATTATGTTTCTCGACATATTTGCTCTTAGATCTTTTTGACAATCTCAATTTGCGACCAGCAGTACTTTCACAAATTGGTCTCCTTATAGCTGCTCTATTACAGTTATCTCATGCTCCTCTAGTTAAACCATCGAACAATTATCAGTCCGAGTCCGAAAATGTAAACAATCAGAAATTTTATATGACAGCGGAAGAATATCAAAGACTGCTAAATCGTCAAAAGTTATTTCACAGTAAATTGATTTCTCTGTTACTTAATTGCCCacttaatatttgttttcgaGAATTGATGATAATTTTGGGAATGAAAACTGCACCAAAATGGCTACGGAAAGAAACtcagaattatttaatcaaaatgCTCGTACAACCGAATGGAATATcgtcattatttataacaatttacaaTGACAGTTTGGACTTGGGCACAGATTGGAAGAAATTAGATACACTCTCCCGGCTAATAGCAGTGACACATGGAAAGAATGTCGATGAATATTATGGAGCCGTATGTCCTCAg cttTTAGATTTGTTTTTCTCAGATAAGTTCAAACACAGTTCAACAATAGCAAACtgttgcattaaatctttGTATGATTACAATCCACATGCTTGTCAGAGATATATTGTACAAGTTATATGTGCACCTTTAGCGAACAAAGAATCTTCCgtagcaaaagaaaaagaaatagaacgATCTATAGAATTATTAGCGAGATGTTTTTTAACAGAGGATGCCAAGTTCAAGTGTCTACCTtgcaaagttattttttacattgctACACCTCTATTCTGCCTATATACCAAAGTCCTCGGAAGTGCTTGTGtattaaaagcaaatttaCAACgactgttattaaaaatcctCGAAGAAGAGACAATGCAAGAAAAATTGTATGCAGCTTTTCTAGGACATGACATGTCAGGAGAATTTGGAAATTATATAACGTCAGAATTTGGGCCGACCAGCGGTGTTGAAATCACGGGGCTGAATAAAAATTTGGACTATGTAAAACTAGCTGATACCATGTTCGACTTAGTGTCCACAGCTACAGCCTTATCTCCCAGTTTATTTggttatatattaaaatttctgtcAAACGCAAATAAATGGAATGAAATTGAACAACCAAAAATATTAGagacagaaaacgataaaatagaACGCATTACAAATTGCATTACGATACAATTTGCAATTCATACAGCGGCTTACGATCTTATATCAAAATTGGCTAGCACAAATGCTGTTCAAGACATACAAATAAAGAATCCCGAACCACTGTTATCCTTTATAAAATCGTTAttcgagaaatatataaatcgcCAAGATAAAGTCGAGGACGAATGCGAGATGCTATATATCAGTTTAATGTGGATAAAAACATGGATTCTTGAAAAGAGTAAggcgattaaaattgatctttttaaagattttaaaacgtttttagAAGGTCATCTCCAAAATTCGAATTTGCCAAATCAACTTGAATCATTGATTAGCGAAGTGATTAACTGTATTATGACGCATGATTCTCGAACCAAATTCGAGAAAAAATACTACCAAGACTTATCAAGTTCGTCAAACAAATTTGATGAAGCCTTAAAAGATCTGAAGGATCCACTACTTCCTGTTCGAGCGCATGGTCTTATAACACTCACGAAATTGATCGAGACTAATGATCCTTATGCTATTGCTCGTGATGCcattattttgcttttatttcag GAGAATTTAAAGCATGAAGATTCTTTTATATACCTGGCATCTATCAATGGACTGTGCGCAATGGCAACTGTATTTCCAGAAAAATATATGGAAACGTTGATACTTGAATACATTGATATGCCTAAACGAAATGCATTTTCGGAAATAACTGTTGAGACTAGGGTAAAAATCGGCGAAATATTAGTCAAAACAACGAGAGCGTTAG gTGAAATGAATGTGGTTCAAAAAAATATGCTGCTCAATGGTTTTTTGTGCACAATCCGCGATACAGATCCCTTGATACGAGCCTCTGGCCTTTCTTGTTTAGCAGaactttgcaaaatattacaCTACCGCCTAGGAAACATGCTTACTGAA ATCTGCTACTGcattacatgtatattaaaatcagACAAAATACCTGAATGTCGACGTGCTGCTGTACTAGTTGCAACGTTACTATTTCGCGGTCTCGACCAAAACTTGTTGACCAGTTGTACCAGCGACATGATCGACTTATACCGCGAGTTGCGTAATTTGCGTGATGACAAAGATTCTGTGCTACAGCTTCATATTCAATTAGCTCTAGAAGAGATCGATCGTATCATGCGGGACTCTCTATTTGTGAAAATTCCTACATTGGAAAAAAAGATGGCTCAGTTGAATTCAACGTCTAATcggtaa